Proteins from a genomic interval of Pseudomonas silesiensis:
- a CDS encoding reprolysin-like metallopeptidase, with the protein MTLSNKQNKKAPINIIAVIHSDVPETTRKTIYADHFYPLVSELESFTERKVNVIFAGGEPYVSFDYKGNDTLNTLQRWQPLSFKLLEVMKNEGLNIKVNSDLTKVILVTRDMLNNEVAGVALVWPPTKPGKVAIASVTGYHVVGHEIGHLLGARHEDSEVQFNGWFADTYMAPKREIIKSHSYTFSPANRQNIKNYLADKD; encoded by the coding sequence ATGACTTTGAGTAATAAACAGAATAAAAAGGCGCCTATTAATATCATTGCCGTTATCCATAGCGACGTGCCAGAGACGACGAGAAAGACGATTTACGCTGATCATTTCTATCCTCTCGTCAGCGAACTGGAAAGCTTCACCGAGCGAAAAGTCAATGTCATCTTCGCTGGCGGCGAGCCCTATGTTAGCTTTGACTACAAAGGCAACGATACACTGAATACGTTGCAAAGATGGCAGCCCTTGAGCTTTAAGCTCCTTGAAGTGATGAAGAACGAGGGTTTAAATATAAAGGTTAATAGTGATCTAACCAAAGTCATTTTGGTCACCCGCGATATGTTAAATAATGAAGTCGCAGGCGTTGCACTTGTTTGGCCGCCAACAAAACCTGGAAAAGTTGCAATTGCATCAGTAACAGGCTATCACGTCGTCGGCCATGAGATTGGTCACTTACTGGGCGCCAGACATGAGGACTCGGAAGTTCAATTCAATGGCTGGTTCGCCGACACCTACATGGCGCCGAAGCGAGAAATCATCAAATCCCATTCGTACACCTTCAGCCCCGCCAACCGGCAAAACATCAAAAACTATCTGGCCGACAAAGACTGA